In the genome of Cryptomeria japonica chromosome 8, Sugi_1.0, whole genome shotgun sequence, one region contains:
- the LOC131041583 gene encoding dof zinc finger protein 4, giving the protein MMLSPVQIFMDSSDWTQSMMQDRGFRPSANAAISTTEDLLSCSRPLLERGLKPQPEQALKCPRCDSTNTKFCYYNNYSLSQPRHFCKTCRRYWTKGGALRTVPVGGGCRKNKKTKRAPADQAVFSQNEPSTSGAPSSANALSNLNPATNSGSNMFFNNSSNDMNAFARGQQAAVARYGDQSALPNCNSSDFLGLSCGPSTTQSSFGPLTLNPISPLTALNSLHSLKSSFPGLGDFPVISKSADHQGSSAIANAPPPDWQLPPEPTLLDSNINFWNGGPWSDLSAYGSSSM; this is encoded by the coding sequence AGCATGATGCAGGACAGAGGATTCAGGCCTTCTGCTAATGCTGCCATTTCTACTACTGAAGATTTGCTTTCATGTTCACGTCCACTGCTTGAGAGAGGCCTGAAACCCCAGCCAGAACAAGCCCTCAAATGCCCAAGATGTGATTCAACAAATACCAAGTTCTGCTACTACAACAACTACAGTTTATCTCAGCCTCGCCATTTCTGCAAGACATGTAGAAGGTACTGGACAAAAGGAGGAGCTCTAAGAACTGTCCCTGTTGGTGGGGGTTGCAGGAAGAACAAGAAGACCAAAAGAGCACCTGCAGACCAGGCAGTTTTTTCACAGAATGAACCATCAACTTCTGGTGCACCATCTTCTGCAAATGCCCTCTCTAACCTTAACCCTGCTACCAATTCGGGCTCCAATATGTTTTTCAACAACAGCTCAAATGACATGAATGCCTTTGCTAGAGGCCAACAAGCAGCTGTTGCAAGATATGGAGACCAGTCTGCCCTACCTAACTGCAACAGCTCTGATTTCCTAGGCCTTTCTTGTGGCCCAAGTACAACCCAGTCCTCTTTTGGGCCCCTTACCTTAAACCCCATTTCACCACTGACAGCACTGAATTCTCTGCACTCTCTGAAATCCAGTTTTCCAGGCCTAGGTGACTTTCCAGTGATCAGCAAAAGTGCTGATCATCAAGGATCGTCAGCCATTGCTAATGCTCCTCCCCCAGATTGGCAGCTACCCCCAGAACCCACACTATTAGACTCCAACATCAATTTCTGGAATGGAGGACCATGGTCTGATCTCTCAGCCTATGGCTCATCTTCAATGTAG